From Vallitalea longa, one genomic window encodes:
- a CDS encoding YbaB/EbfC family nucleoid-associated protein produces MAKRGGFSGGMPNNMNNLMKQAQKMQKKMQDMQEDLDNQIFEASAGGGAVKITVTGKKEVTKVSIDPEVVDEDDVEMLEDLILAAVNEAMRTADEKVNQQMSKVTGGLNMPGLF; encoded by the coding sequence ATGGCAAAAAGAGGCGGCTTTTCAGGTGGAATGCCTAATAATATGAATAATCTAATGAAACAAGCACAAAAGATGCAAAAGAAAATGCAGGATATGCAGGAAGATCTAGACAACCAGATATTCGAGGCTTCAGCAGGCGGTGGAGCAGTTAAGATTACAGTAACTGGTAAAAAAGAAGTAACAAAAGTAAGTATTGATCCTGAAGTAGTAGATGAAGATGATGTTGAAATGTTAGAAGACCTTATCTTAGCAGCTGTTAATGAAGCTATGCGTACAGCTGACGAAAAGGTTAATCAACAGATGTCAAAAGTTACTGGCGGATTAAATATGCCAGGATTATTTTAG
- the recR gene encoding recombination mediator RecR, with protein MDYFGNQIGKLIEELSRLPGIGIKTAQRLAFHIIDMPVEQAERLSKAIIDAKKQVKYCSKCCTITDSELCPICSSPKRDLNTIMVVEDSRDMAAYERTKQYQGVYHILHGAISPMLGIGPSELKIKELLTRLSSDSIKEVILATNSTIEGEATAMYLSKLIKPLDIKVSRIANGVPIGGDLEYVDEVTLSRALEGRIEL; from the coding sequence ATGGACTATTTTGGAAATCAAATAGGAAAGTTAATTGAAGAACTATCAAGATTACCTGGCATTGGAATTAAAACAGCTCAGAGATTAGCTTTTCATATAATAGATATGCCAGTGGAACAAGCAGAAAGATTGTCGAAAGCGATAATCGATGCGAAAAAACAAGTAAAATACTGTAGCAAGTGTTGTACAATAACAGATTCGGAATTATGTCCTATTTGCAGCAGTCCAAAAAGAGATTTGAATACTATAATGGTAGTAGAAGATTCAAGGGACATGGCTGCCTATGAAAGAACGAAACAATACCAAGGAGTATATCACATACTTCATGGAGCTATATCTCCAATGCTTGGCATAGGCCCATCAGAACTTAAAATTAAAGAACTTCTTACAAGACTTTCTTCAGATAGCATTAAAGAAGTAATTCTTGCTACTAATTCAACTATTGAAGGTGAAGCTACTGCAATGTATCTAAGTAAATTAATTAAACCATTAGATATCAAAGTTTCAAGAATAGCTAATGGTGTACCTATTGGAGGAGACTTGGAATATGTTGATGAAGTAACTTTATCAAGAGCGTTGGAAGGAAGAATAGAATTGTAA